The following coding sequences are from one Clostridia bacterium window:
- the murA gene encoding UDP-N-acetylglucosamine 1-carboxyvinyltransferase, producing MEKYVIVGGNKLTGSVTISGGKNSVLTILPACLLSEGICTIHGVPHLSDVKVMREVLLCLGAKVELTGRTMVVDATNVETVELPDRLTRKMRASNLVMGPLLSRFQEVKLAYPGGCSIGSRPMDQHLRGLRLLGAEIKEKHGYIEVKAEQLVGNEICLDFPSVGATENLIMAAALATGETILRNAAREPEVVDLQNFLNKMGAKIKGAGTDVLRIEGVNKLGSAEHTIIPDRIEAGTFMIMAAITGGDVLLKNVIPEHVEAVIAKLREVGVVIIESNSGIRVQGTRSLKGVDFKTMPFPGFPTDLQAPLLALMTIAGGTSVVTETIFENRFKHVDEFRRMGADIKVEGRVAIVKGVESLSGAYVEASDLRAGAALVTAGLVAEGATVVDQIKLLDRGYENFEQRLRNLGAQILRVNGIKERP from the coding sequence TTGGAAAAGTATGTGATTGTTGGTGGAAATAAATTAACAGGTAGTGTTACAATCAGTGGTGGAAAAAATTCGGTATTGACCATCTTGCCTGCTTGTTTATTGTCTGAAGGTATTTGTACAATTCATGGTGTCCCACATTTAAGTGATGTCAAGGTAATGCGAGAAGTATTGCTTTGTCTAGGGGCCAAAGTTGAATTAACAGGTAGAACGATGGTTGTGGATGCCACTAATGTGGAAACAGTGGAATTACCGGATCGTTTAACCAGAAAGATGCGGGCTTCCAATTTAGTTATGGGTCCTTTGCTTTCCCGCTTTCAGGAGGTAAAATTAGCTTATCCTGGTGGGTGTTCTATTGGATCTCGTCCCATGGATCAGCATTTACGTGGTTTGAGACTACTCGGGGCCGAGATTAAAGAAAAACACGGCTATATTGAGGTTAAAGCTGAACAATTGGTTGGGAATGAGATTTGTTTAGATTTTCCCAGTGTTGGAGCTACGGAAAATCTAATTATGGCGGCTGCTTTGGCTACAGGGGAAACAATTTTGCGTAATGCTGCCCGAGAACCAGAAGTGGTCGATCTCCAAAATTTCTTGAATAAAATGGGTGCTAAAATTAAAGGGGCGGGCACAGATGTTTTGCGAATTGAAGGTGTAAATAAATTAGGTTCAGCCGAACATACAATTATTCCTGATCGAATTGAAGCCGGTACTTTTATGATTATGGCTGCTATTACCGGTGGTGATGTTTTACTAAAAAATGTTATTCCTGAACATGTTGAAGCTGTAATTGCCAAATTGAGAGAAGTTGGTGTGGTGATTATCGAAAGTAATTCCGGTATTAGGGTACAAGGAACTAGATCACTAAAGGGAGTAGATTTTAAAACAATGCCTTTCCCTGGTTTTCCTACTGATTTACAGGCTCCACTTTTAGCCTTAATGACAATAGCGGGGGGAACAAGTGTTGTTACGGAAACAATTTTTGAAAATAGATTTAAACATGTTGATGAATTTCGCCGCATGGGTGCCGATATAAAAGTAGAAGGTCGTGTGGCCATAGTCAAAGGTGTGGAGAGTCTCAGTGGTGCCTATGTGGAAGCCTCTGATTTACGTGCCGGGGCAGCACTGGTAACTGCTGGTTTAGTAGCTGAAGGAGCTACGGTAGTTGATCAGATAAAACTTTTGGATCGCGGTTATGAAAA
- the murB gene encoding UDP-N-acetylmuramate dehydrogenase, with the protein MALEKMLIFLRERNYGPFYCDEPLKNYTSWRVGGPADLLYCPQKIDECAHVLKMAHKWKVPLTILGEGSNVLISDQGIKGLVIITSGFQEILWQGSRVTAGAGVLLASLSRQAAQRGFDGLAFAVGIPGSLGGAVVMNAGAYGSSLKEVLTEVQTLDKRGQLKTYKVEELSLGYRQSIFKETQELIVKVTLSLSWGDKTEIQTKMAAYLRERRLKQPLEWPSAGSVFKNTAQGAGRLIEGVGAKGWSVGDAQVSEKHANFIINRGAAKASDIRALIKEVQLAVKEKYHLDLETEVVFYGFSDNGR; encoded by the coding sequence GTGGCTTTGGAGAAAATGCTAATTTTTTTACGGGAAAGAAATTATGGACCTTTTTATTGTGATGAGCCTTTAAAAAATTATACTTCATGGCGGGTAGGAGGACCTGCTGATCTCTTGTATTGCCCTCAAAAAATTGATGAATGTGCTCATGTTTTAAAAATGGCCCATAAATGGAAAGTTCCGCTCACTATTTTGGGAGAAGGTTCTAATGTTCTTATTAGTGATCAGGGAATTAAAGGTTTAGTAATTATTACTTCTGGTTTTCAAGAGATCCTTTGGCAGGGCAGTCGGGTTACCGCCGGTGCGGGTGTTTTGTTGGCTTCTTTGAGCCGCCAAGCTGCTCAAAGGGGATTTGACGGCTTAGCTTTTGCTGTGGGAATTCCCGGGTCACTTGGTGGAGCGGTAGTCATGAATGCAGGGGCTTATGGCTCATCTTTAAAAGAGGTTTTGACCGAAGTGCAGACCTTAGATAAACGAGGTCAATTAAAAACATATAAGGTTGAGGAGTTGTCTTTGGGTTATCGTCAAAGTATTTTTAAAGAAACGCAAGAATTAATAGTGAAAGTGACATTAAGTTTATCGTGGGGAGATAAAACAGAAATTCAAACCAAAATGGCCGCTTATTTGCGTGAACGTAGATTAAAACAGCCTTTGGAATGGCCGAGTGCTGGGAGTGTTTTTAAAAATACTGCTCAAGGTGCGGGACGTTTAATTGAAGGGGTAGGGGCCAAAGGCTGGTCAGTGGGTGATGCACAGGTTTCGGAAAAACATGCTAATTTTATTATTAATCGCGGTGCGGCTAAAGCGTCGGATATTAGGGCTTTAATTAAGGAGGTGCAGTTGGCAGTAAAAGAAAAATATCATTTAGACCTAGAAACTGAAGTTGTCTTTTATGGTTTTTCAGACAATGGGAGGTGA